The following coding sequences lie in one Chitinophagaceae bacterium genomic window:
- a CDS encoding DUF4256 domain-containing protein: MNNNNSTKKKLSREQSEELLHVLKARFEKNRNRHESLDWATIQTKLEANPEKLLSLYEMERTGGEPDVVGNDKKNGEYIFYDCSPESPKGRRSVCYDHEALEARKEHKPEDSAVNMAADMGIKILTEAQYRDLQQLGNFDTKTSSWIETPAAIRKLGGALFCDRRYNTVFVYHNGAESYYAARGFRGSLSV, encoded by the coding sequence ATGAATAATAATAACAGCACAAAAAAAAAGTTGTCACGGGAACAAAGTGAAGAACTCCTCCATGTATTGAAAGCCCGTTTTGAGAAAAACAGGAACCGCCATGAAAGCCTCGACTGGGCCACGATACAAACAAAGCTGGAAGCCAATCCTGAAAAACTGTTGTCGCTTTATGAAATGGAAAGAACAGGTGGTGAGCCTGATGTGGTAGGTAATGATAAGAAGAATGGAGAATACATTTTTTATGATTGTTCTCCTGAAAGTCCTAAGGGACGCAGAAGTGTTTGCTACGACCATGAAGCACTTGAAGCAAGAAAAGAACATAAACCGGAAGACAGCGCTGTGAATATGGCCGCTGACATGGGCATTAAAATTTTAACAGAAGCGCAATATCGCGATCTTCAACAGCTCGGAAATTTCGATACAAAAACATCGAGCTGGATTGAAACACCTGCTGCTATCAGAAAACTTGGTGGCGCGCTTTTTTGTGATCGCCGTTACAACACTGTTTTTGTTTATCACAACGGTGCTGAATCTTACTATGCTGCCAGGGGTTTTCGTGGTTCACTGAGCGTTTAA
- a CDS encoding proprotein convertase P-domain-containing protein, whose translation MKKMLLVLFLLFTSQLRAQLSFVTSYGGSISDPPNIESFPIIVSGLPDVLDTTYGLVKACFNIVHTYDSDLDIRLQSPDGTIIELSNNNGGSGDNYTGSCVAENAAGGEISSGIPPFSGNYFPDQSMNILNNGQNPNGTWYLIVVDEVPMDTGHLLNCTITFDTDPPPTHIGGPCSTTNAFGCNCADGSADCDLLPDMINSGQYLVSNWSEFPGHITEGVNTPNIGYGPMEVHGTGFCYCDTTLVDCGSICPDGEGPKQLVNQTIYHKSNELMTKYTVPAGTMTYHPDHGHIHIDNWTYNTLRVRGPGEDPSNWPVIGEGSKTSFCLINLGTCTAVNGYCVDDNGNIVDQALMPNGGLGIVSGCGQDQGIFVGKYDVYSQGLEGQEIDFGSICNGQYYIVSITNPNHVIYEMNYDNNWSITPVTLYNQSGNCCKANFYADTTYGIAPFEVQFADSSIPIASSWVWEFGDGDTSHLQFPQHVYTQGGTFTVKLTTQNSTLCSDVISRLDYITVDFGTATRQITDPGFSMLAYPNPFNNLTTIKYHLDAPANLNLTVVDVVGNVVKKFTADYMHSGDHEISFDAKKEGLPNGFYFVRAMVDEKLFFVKMVKVD comes from the coding sequence ATGAAAAAGATGCTACTTGTACTATTTCTGCTCTTCACATCACAACTCCGTGCGCAGCTTTCATTTGTTACTTCCTATGGCGGTTCTATTTCCGATCCGCCAAACATCGAAAGTTTTCCGATTATTGTTTCAGGATTGCCGGACGTGTTGGATACTACATATGGTTTGGTGAAGGCATGTTTCAACATCGTACATACATATGACAGTGATCTTGATATCCGGCTTCAGTCGCCCGACGGAACGATCATAGAGCTTTCAAACAATAATGGCGGCTCGGGCGATAATTACACCGGATCATGTGTTGCGGAGAACGCAGCAGGTGGAGAAATTTCTTCAGGGATTCCTCCATTCTCCGGAAATTATTTTCCTGATCAGTCGATGAATATCTTGAACAACGGACAAAATCCAAATGGCACGTGGTACCTTATTGTTGTTGATGAAGTGCCGATGGATACAGGACACCTGTTAAATTGTACTATCACCTTTGATACTGATCCGCCACCAACACATATCGGTGGTCCCTGCTCCACCACGAATGCTTTTGGTTGCAATTGTGCTGATGGAAGTGCTGATTGTGATTTGTTGCCTGACATGATCAACTCTGGTCAATACCTCGTTTCTAACTGGTCAGAGTTTCCGGGACATATTACTGAAGGTGTTAACACCCCCAATATCGGTTACGGTCCGATGGAAGTACATGGAACCGGTTTCTGTTATTGTGATACAACACTTGTGGATTGCGGATCAATCTGTCCTGACGGGGAAGGTCCGAAGCAGTTAGTGAACCAAACTATTTATCATAAAAGCAATGAGTTGATGACTAAATATACGGTGCCGGCCGGCACGATGACCTATCATCCTGATCATGGTCACATTCATATTGACAACTGGACATATAATACACTTCGTGTTCGTGGGCCAGGTGAAGATCCATCCAACTGGCCGGTAATTGGAGAAGGTAGCAAGACCAGTTTTTGTCTGATCAATCTCGGCACCTGCACAGCAGTAAATGGCTATTGTGTTGATGACAATGGTAATATAGTTGATCAGGCCCTCATGCCCAATGGAGGATTAGGAATTGTGTCCGGTTGTGGTCAGGATCAGGGGATTTTTGTAGGTAAATACGATGTGTATTCGCAGGGACTGGAGGGCCAGGAAATTGATTTTGGCAGCATTTGCAACGGTCAGTATTACATTGTTTCCATCACCAACCCTAATCATGTAATCTATGAAATGAATTATGACAACAACTGGTCAATAACTCCTGTCACACTTTATAATCAATCAGGAAATTGTTGCAAAGCAAATTTCTACGCAGATACCACGTATGGCATTGCACCTTTTGAAGTACAATTCGCTGATAGCAGCATTCCTATTGCAAGTTCGTGGGTATGGGAATTCGGTGATGGAGATACTTCACATCTTCAGTTTCCTCAACACGTATATACACAAGGTGGTACGTTTACGGTTAAACTCACCACTCAAAACAGTACGTTGTGCAGTGATGTCATTTCGCGACTTGATTACATCACCGTTGATTTCGGAACTGCTACCAGACAAATAACTGATCCTGGATTCAGTATGCTTGCCTACCCCAATCCATTCAATAATTTAACAACCATTAAATATCACCTTGATGCTCCTGCCAATTTGAATCTGACGGTAGTGGATGTGGTTGGAAATGTTGTAAAAAAATTTACCGCTGATTATATGCATTCAGGTGATCACGAAATTAGTTTTGATGCAAAAAAAGAAGGACTTCCCAATGGATTTTATTTTGTGCGTGCAATGGTGGATGAGAAACTATTCTTTGTGAAGATGGTGAAGGTGGATTGA
- a CDS encoding ribose-phosphate pyrophosphokinase, with protein MSAPPKLLFSTQSYRYLREKILSGGHFEPGETVYKKFPDGEIYQRILSNVEGREAIIIGGTISDEDTLELFDLACSLENYGAVSLTLVIPFFGYSTMERAVKNGEVVKAKTRAILFSSIPETSLGNRVILMDLHSEGLPHYFEGALRAVHVYCKPIIMEAAEELGGHNFVLASTDAGRAKWVESLANDLGVNAAFVFKRRVSGDETHITSISAEVLGKNVVIYDDMIRTGGSLIDAAHAYRQAGAKEISVITTHGLFVNDALKRIQNSGIIKKIICTDTHPNALMLQNDFLRIKTVAGLLMERL; from the coding sequence ATGAGCGCTCCACCCAAACTATTGTTCAGCACACAAAGCTATCGTTACCTCCGCGAAAAAATTTTAAGTGGGGGTCATTTTGAACCGGGAGAAACAGTTTATAAGAAATTTCCCGATGGAGAAATTTACCAACGCATTCTTTCCAATGTAGAAGGACGTGAAGCCATCATAATCGGCGGCACCATTTCAGATGAAGACACACTTGAATTATTCGATCTTGCCTGTTCCCTGGAAAACTACGGCGCTGTTTCCCTCACCCTTGTAATTCCGTTTTTCGGTTATTCTACCATGGAACGTGCCGTTAAAAACGGAGAAGTGGTGAAAGCAAAAACACGCGCCATTCTTTTTTCATCTATTCCTGAAACATCGTTGGGCAACCGCGTAATTCTGATGGATCTTCATTCTGAAGGACTGCCACACTATTTTGAAGGTGCCCTTCGTGCAGTGCACGTTTATTGCAAACCCATTATCATGGAAGCGGCGGAAGAGCTGGGTGGACACAATTTTGTACTTGCCAGCACAGATGCAGGACGTGCGAAATGGGTTGAATCGCTCGCGAATGATTTAGGCGTGAATGCCGCATTCGTTTTTAAAAGAAGAGTGAGCGGTGATGAAACGCACATCACTTCCATCAGCGCGGAAGTGCTCGGAAAAAACGTAGTGATCTACGACGATATGATCCGCACAGGCGGTTCATTGATTGATGCAGCGCATGCTTACCGCCAGGCAGGCGCGAAGGAAATTTCAGTTATCACTACGCATGGCTTATTTGTGAATGATGCGTTGAAACGTATTCAGAACAGTGGCATTATCAAAAAAATAATCTGTACTGATACACATCCCAATGCCTTGATGTTGCAAAATGATTTTCTCCGGATTAAGACAGTGGCAGGGTTGCTGATGGAACGGTTGTGA
- the lysA gene encoding diaminopimelate decarboxylase translates to MQEDSHSNDFNNQQLLDIAQQFGTPLYVYNGEKIISQLEKLKSAFSGTTVKIKYACKALNNINVLRILKQAGAGIDAVSIFEVQLALHAGFAPEEILFTPNGVSFEEIKAGIAAGVQINIDNISMLERFGHEYSNTVPCCIRLNPHIVAGGNLHIQTGHIDSKFGISIHQLRHVLRIVESEKINVNGLHMHTGSDILDAGVFIRGAELLFEAAADFPDLQFIDFGSGFKVAYKEDDITTNVEELGKALTERFVEFCNRYGRNLQLWFEPGKFLVSEAGVLLVKVNVVKQTTATVFAGVDSGQNHLIRPMFYDAYHHIQNISNPGGTPRIYTVVGYICETDTFGWDRKLPEVREGDVLAIKNAGAYGYSMSNNYNARPRPAEVLLYKGKIQLIRKAETLEDIMRNMVEVAL, encoded by the coding sequence ATGCAAGAAGATTCTCATTCCAATGACTTTAACAATCAGCAATTGCTTGACATCGCGCAGCAATTCGGAACACCATTGTATGTATACAATGGAGAAAAAATAATTTCGCAATTGGAAAAATTGAAATCCGCCTTTTCAGGAACAACAGTAAAAATAAAATATGCCTGCAAAGCACTCAACAATATCAACGTTCTCCGGATCTTAAAGCAAGCAGGCGCAGGTATTGATGCAGTTTCCATTTTCGAAGTGCAGTTGGCTTTGCACGCAGGCTTTGCTCCTGAGGAAATACTCTTCACTCCTAACGGTGTTTCTTTCGAAGAAATAAAAGCCGGCATAGCAGCGGGTGTGCAAATCAATATTGATAACATTTCTATGTTAGAACGTTTTGGTCATGAGTACAGCAACACCGTTCCCTGTTGTATCCGTCTTAATCCACATATAGTTGCGGGTGGAAATCTTCATATTCAAACCGGACACATCGATTCTAAATTCGGCATTTCAATTCACCAGCTCCGGCATGTATTGCGGATTGTGGAGTCGGAAAAAATAAATGTCAACGGGCTCCACATGCACACTGGTTCTGATATCCTGGATGCTGGCGTATTCATTCGTGGTGCAGAATTATTGTTTGAAGCAGCTGCGGATTTTCCCGACCTTCAATTCATTGACTTCGGCAGTGGATTTAAAGTGGCATATAAAGAAGATGACATCACAACGAATGTCGAAGAACTCGGTAAAGCACTGACTGAACGCTTCGTTGAATTTTGTAATCGTTACGGAAGAAATCTGCAACTATGGTTTGAACCCGGCAAATTCCTGGTGAGTGAAGCAGGCGTACTACTCGTGAAAGTGAATGTGGTGAAACAAACGACTGCTACTGTTTTCGCCGGCGTCGATTCCGGACAGAATCATTTGATCCGGCCGATGTTTTATGATGCCTACCATCACATTCAAAATATATCCAACCCCGGCGGCACGCCGAGAATTTATACTGTAGTCGGCTACATCTGTGAAACCGACACTTTCGGATGGGACCGCAAATTGCCTGAAGTGCGCGAAGGAGATGTGCTCGCGATAAAAAATGCAGGCGCTTATGGATATTCAATGAGCAACAACTATAATGCACGTCCGAGACCTGCTGAAGTGCTTTTATACAAAGGAAAAATACAACTTATCAGGAAAGCTGAAACGCTGGAAGATATCATGCGCAATATGGTAGAAGTAGCATTGTAA
- the folK gene encoding 2-amino-4-hydroxy-6-hydroxymethyldihydropteridine diphosphokinase: MHTAYLLLGSNVGDRNHHLQHAIEKISDQAGAIIKMSSVYETQPWGVTQQDDYLNLAVQTETRLSALELFKILQQIEASEGRVNPIKNTPRTLDIDILFFDDTVIDEGSLIIPHPRLHLRRFVLEPLSEIAPFFVHPTLNKSVEELLKVCTDEMKVKKV; this comes from the coding sequence ATGCACACTGCTTATTTGTTATTAGGAAGTAATGTTGGTGACAGAAACCATCACCTTCAGCACGCAATTGAAAAAATAAGCGACCAGGCAGGTGCGATTATAAAAATGTCTTCTGTTTATGAAACGCAACCTTGGGGCGTAACACAGCAGGATGATTATTTGAATCTCGCCGTTCAGACAGAAACCCGTTTGAGTGCATTGGAGTTGTTTAAAATACTTCAGCAAATTGAAGCAAGTGAAGGTCGTGTTAATCCTATAAAAAATACGCCGAGAACCTTAGATATTGACATCCTGTTTTTTGATGACACGGTGATTGATGAAGGATCACTGATCATTCCGCATCCGCGGCTTCATTTACGCAGGTTTGTGCTTGAACCCCTGAGTGAAATTGCTCCTTTCTTCGTTCATCCTACACTTAATAAGTCAGTGGAAGAATTATTGAAAGTTTGTACAGATGAGATGAAGGTTAAGAAGGTATGA
- a CDS encoding SBBP repeat-containing protein, with amino-acid sequence MKKLIHIIILILFIKQFAWAQLTPVWSNIQAGIGDNSDRYNAIVQDASSNLYLGGYTFNTGRDKDYLLVKMNTNGDTLWTRQFNGAGFGSDKIFYMALDVAGNVIVTGESDGGGVNQNDILTQKYDAAGNLLWSASYNALPYNQDDSPLSLAVDVSGNVFITGSSDRDSTATLNDDILTLKYNASGVLQWSARVNGTGNATDRGTGIVADNTGGCVITGRTTTLVDDDIITIKYSSTGNETWRTVYNRGFGNDRGDDIATDGAGNYFITGRASSASDYDAATIKYNSSGVAQWTKFFNKVDNDYGNHIKVNATGDVFVIGQSDVDNSGGTTDYDFLTIKYNSLGTQQWAKTFGNAVLNNEDPNDLAIDAAGNVFVTGKSDVNALAAITANNFLTVKYDAAGVLQWSTYFDGSASNSDDIAEDMVLDGSGNLYVAGGGHNVTTQKDATIIKYAGATGTATWTKNYNGKGDFSDKVQDMITDAANNIYITGYVFSPEQRKDLFTAKINSSGATVWYKTYDFSLADDEGKAITLDTSGNIYVCGNSIGNGTSDDYITIKYDALGNTIWSARYNFANEADVATSISVNAANGNVFVTGYSDGNISSSVTNYDMTTVKYSSIGNESAVVRFNGTGNGIDRGVKIIVNGTNNYVTGKTWNGSNYDVVTIKYNGSLVQQWISKYNGVSTLDDEPRDMIQEGSTGDLYIVGNSGFPSGDDYLTLRYKNTGVQQWASTYNGTGNSTDRAYSVAVTANGLFVTGRSAPTTGADSADIVTIKYTKSNGSQTWLNRYNGPAAGLDRGNAIAADLVGNIYVTGESVGTTSGSDYVTLLYDGSGVRKWVARYNGPGNGEDVARFITTDALGYVYVAGYASGVNSGFDAVTVKYCPPPIVNAGSDVTICTGSSITLNGNGATAYTWTPATGLSNATIANPVASPTVTTYYVLSGTNALGCAAGTDTVKITVKGLPTAKITAGGPLSFCAGDSVLLTANSGSSFTYQWKKGSADIAGATNISYMAKVAGTFKVVVTNNSGCSNTSKGTKVQIICKEGNLLSTPFIAPNPFANTFNIQLPEGSLADIRIYNVLGQQMEQYDHVTGTLSLGEKLLPGTYLIEVKSGAGRNIYKLVKSEN; translated from the coding sequence ATGAAGAAATTAATCCACATTATTATCCTGATCCTTTTCATTAAACAGTTTGCCTGGGCACAATTAACTCCTGTGTGGTCCAATATACAAGCCGGCATTGGCGATAATTCAGATCGTTATAATGCAATAGTTCAGGATGCGTCCTCTAATCTTTACCTCGGCGGTTACACTTTTAATACTGGCAGAGATAAAGATTACCTGCTTGTAAAAATGAATACCAATGGAGATACGCTTTGGACCCGTCAATTCAATGGAGCCGGCTTCGGTTCCGACAAAATATTTTACATGGCATTGGATGTTGCCGGAAATGTGATTGTTACCGGCGAATCAGATGGTGGTGGTGTCAACCAAAATGATATACTTACTCAAAAATATGATGCAGCAGGTAACCTTTTATGGTCAGCCAGTTATAATGCTTTACCTTATAATCAAGATGATTCTCCACTTAGTCTTGCTGTAGATGTTAGTGGTAATGTTTTTATTACAGGTTCAAGTGACCGCGATTCAACTGCAACTCTAAATGACGACATACTTACCCTCAAATACAATGCTTCAGGAGTGCTTCAATGGTCAGCCCGTGTAAATGGAACCGGCAACGCCACTGATCGCGGAACAGGCATAGTAGCAGACAATACCGGAGGTTGTGTGATTACAGGAAGAACCACCACTTTAGTGGATGATGATATCATTACGATTAAATACAGCAGCACAGGAAATGAAACCTGGCGCACTGTATACAACAGGGGATTCGGGAATGATCGCGGCGATGATATTGCAACAGACGGGGCAGGTAATTATTTTATAACCGGACGTGCTTCAAGTGCCAGCGATTATGATGCCGCTACCATTAAATACAATTCATCAGGTGTGGCTCAGTGGACCAAATTTTTTAATAAGGTTGATAATGATTATGGTAACCATATAAAAGTGAATGCAACCGGAGATGTTTTTGTAATTGGTCAATCTGATGTGGATAATTCGGGTGGAACTACTGATTACGATTTCCTAACCATTAAATATAATTCTCTGGGAACACAGCAATGGGCGAAAACCTTTGGCAATGCCGTATTGAACAATGAAGACCCTAATGACCTTGCAATTGATGCTGCCGGAAATGTTTTTGTAACCGGAAAAAGTGATGTGAATGCGCTTGCTGCCATCACTGCCAATAATTTTCTCACCGTAAAATATGATGCTGCAGGTGTACTTCAATGGAGCACGTACTTTGACGGCAGTGCTTCAAACAGTGATGATATTGCTGAAGACATGGTACTTGATGGTTCGGGCAACTTGTATGTTGCCGGCGGTGGACACAATGTTACCACACAGAAGGATGCAACGATAATAAAATATGCAGGTGCAACAGGAACTGCGACCTGGACAAAAAACTATAATGGTAAAGGAGATTTTTCAGACAAAGTGCAGGATATGATTACGGATGCCGCCAACAATATCTACATCACCGGCTATGTGTTTTCCCCTGAACAACGCAAGGATCTTTTTACCGCAAAAATCAATTCTTCCGGAGCTACAGTTTGGTACAAGACCTACGATTTCTCACTGGCGGATGATGAAGGAAAAGCAATTACACTTGATACCAGCGGCAATATTTATGTATGCGGAAACAGCATTGGCAACGGAACCAGCGATGACTACATCACCATTAAATATGATGCGCTTGGAAATACGATTTGGTCAGCCCGTTATAACTTCGCTAATGAAGCGGATGTAGCAACATCCATCAGCGTAAATGCAGCCAATGGAAATGTGTTTGTAACCGGCTACAGTGATGGAAATATTTCTTCTTCAGTCACCAATTACGACATGACTACCGTGAAATATTCTTCTATCGGAAATGAATCCGCAGTAGTTCGCTTTAACGGTACAGGAAACGGCATTGACCGAGGCGTGAAAATTATTGTGAATGGCACCAATAATTATGTTACCGGTAAAACATGGAATGGCAGTAATTACGATGTCGTAACCATCAAATACAATGGTTCCTTAGTGCAACAATGGATTTCAAAATATAACGGTGTCAGTACACTCGATGATGAACCAAGAGATATGATTCAGGAAGGCAGTACAGGTGATCTCTACATTGTAGGTAATTCAGGATTTCCTTCCGGCGACGACTACCTTACACTCAGATACAAGAATACCGGTGTACAGCAATGGGCTTCAACCTATAACGGCACAGGTAACAGCACTGACCGTGCATACAGTGTAGCAGTCACTGCAAATGGCCTATTCGTAACCGGAAGAAGCGCACCGACAACCGGTGCCGACAGTGCCGATATCGTTACCATTAAATACACCAAATCAAACGGTTCCCAAACATGGCTCAACAGGTATAACGGTCCTGCAGCCGGACTCGATCGCGGAAATGCAATTGCTGCTGATCTCGTTGGAAACATTTATGTAACAGGAGAAAGTGTGGGCACCACATCAGGCAGTGATTATGTAACCCTGCTTTATGATGGATCAGGAGTTCGCAAATGGGTGGCAAGGTACAATGGTCCGGGTAACGGTGAAGATGTAGCACGATTTATCACGACTGATGCATTGGGCTATGTTTATGTTGCAGGATATGCAAGCGGTGTTAACAGCGGATTTGATGCCGTTACTGTGAAGTATTGCCCGCCGCCAATTGTTAATGCAGGATCAGATGTAACAATTTGCACCGGTTCTTCTATCACCTTAAATGGTAATGGAGCTACTGCCTATACCTGGACACCTGCAACCGGTTTAAGTAATGCAACTATTGCAAATCCTGTTGCCAGTCCAACAGTTACTACTTATTATGTTTTGTCAGGTACAAATGCACTGGGCTGTGCTGCAGGAACTGATACTGTTAAAATTACCGTAAAAGGTTTGCCCACGGCAAAGATTACTGCCGGTGGTCCGCTTTCATTCTGTGCAGGCGACAGTGTTTTGTTAACCGCAAACTCAGGTTCATCCTTTACTTATCAATGGAAAAAAGGATCTGCTGACATCGCCGGTGCCACCAACATTTCATACATGGCAAAAGTGGCGGGCACTTTCAAAGTGGTGGTTACCAATAACAGTGGATGCAGCAATACATCAAAAGGCACCAAGGTGCAAATTATCTGTAAAGAAGGGAACCTACTGAGTACGCCCTTTATTGCTCCCAATCCATTTGCAAATACATTTAACATTCAACTGCCGGAGGGAAGTTTGGCCGACATCAGGATTTATAATGTGCTCGGTCAGCAAATGGAGCAATATGACCATGTGACAGGTACTCTTTCCCTTGGTGAAAAATTATTGCCCGGAACTTATCTTATAGAAGTTAAGAGTGGTGCCGGGCGCAATATCTACAAGTTGGTAAAATCTGAAAATTGA